Proteins from one Dethiosulfovibrio russensis genomic window:
- a CDS encoding UTP--glucose-1-phosphate uridylyltransferase has protein sequence MTHFECIFPVAGLGTRFLPATKEIPKEMIPLLDRPVIHYGVDEARNSGCSRMIMVTGRSKGCLEDYFDRSWELERILEARGKERLLGVVRETSSMGDILSVRQNAPLGLGHAVLCGEPLCNGEFFSVILPDDVMEGEPPVLRQLIDVHDTLGGSVLALEEVSDAEVSRYGMVAVEPSGTEGVFRITDMVEKPSAADAPSRLAVMGRYVLSRRIFDLLKSQPKGAGGEYQLTDGIRTLIDEEPVWGVVYKGERYDCGTLEGWLDANVRMACRRKDLAGVVERAMSSAGK, from the coding sequence ATGACCCACTTTGAGTGCATCTTTCCGGTGGCGGGACTGGGTACGAGATTTCTGCCTGCTACGAAAGAAATTCCCAAGGAGATGATCCCTCTTTTAGACCGCCCAGTAATCCACTATGGAGTAGATGAGGCCCGTAACTCGGGGTGCTCTAGGATGATAATGGTCACAGGACGCTCAAAGGGCTGTCTGGAGGATTATTTCGATCGTTCCTGGGAATTGGAGAGAATTCTTGAAGCCAGGGGGAAGGAACGTCTTCTGGGCGTCGTCAGGGAGACCTCCTCTATGGGGGATATCCTCTCGGTAAGACAGAACGCCCCGCTTGGGCTCGGTCACGCCGTACTTTGCGGAGAGCCACTGTGTAACGGTGAGTTCTTTTCCGTGATACTTCCAGATGACGTGATGGAGGGGGAGCCCCCTGTGCTTCGTCAGTTGATAGACGTTCACGATACTCTGGGAGGATCCGTACTGGCCCTGGAAGAGGTGTCGGATGCCGAAGTTTCCAGATATGGCATGGTGGCAGTAGAGCCCTCGGGAACGGAGGGTGTATTCCGAATTACCGACATGGTCGAGAAACCCTCTGCTGCCGATGCCCCTAGCAGGTTGGCGGTGATGGGGAGATACGTTCTTTCCAGAAGGATTTTCGACCTACTTAAGTCTCAGCCCAAGGGAGCTGGCGGAGAGTATCAATTGACCGATGGCATAAGAACCTTGATAGACGAGGAGCCGGTCTGGGGCGTGGTGTATAAGGGAGAACGATACGACTGCGGTACCCTGGAGGGATGGTTGGATGCTAATGTCAGGATGGCCTGTAGGCGAAAGGATCTAGCCGGAGTGGTCGAACGGGCGATGTCTTCAGCCGGTAAATAG
- the pyk gene encoding pyruvate kinase, with protein MQRKVKIICTLGPSSSDREVLAEMIKGGMTVARLNFSHGTHEGHLDTLRLVRGLSDVYGGPVPIMLDTKGPEIRTGLLKDGTTDLVQGSAFSLRLKDDSPGDSSGVWVTYHLLGDEVSVGQDVFIDDGTIHLRIESISKESVDCSVVVGGSLGNRKGVNVPGANFSFSAMSEKDREDILWGVENDVDFVAVSFVRDRQDVLAVRKVIEDAGGNIKIVAKIETRQAVANIDEIAEVVDGMMIARGDLGVEIPTEEVPLVQKRLIDICRGQGKPVIVATQMLDSMIRNPRPTRAEASDVANAVLDGADVLMLSGETAAGKYPARSVETMSRIISKAEEQLERWQRPFEVPAVPNSVPDAVSMAAVEIAKKTGAKAILSLTRSGVTARMVSKYRPDCPIIATTPSVKTQKELSLSWGVVPLFKSTDGSEDEAIEGAVAAAMGRGFLSEGDMVVITAGMPLDVPGTTNMVRVHTIGRIVLKGLSVIPKVLAGRVFKASSAEEAQSMQDGDILVTPFTDGSYMSALKRAGALITEEGGLTSPSAIMALELGLPCIVNASRCMDSLKTGNIVTVDSGKGLVYEGTVNVGA; from the coding sequence ATGCAGAGAAAGGTCAAGATAATATGCACATTGGGTCCCTCCAGCTCCGACAGAGAGGTATTGGCGGAGATGATAAAGGGAGGCATGACTGTGGCTCGCCTGAACTTCAGCCATGGAACTCACGAGGGGCATCTCGATACTTTGAGGTTGGTCCGCGGTCTATCCGATGTGTACGGAGGCCCGGTGCCGATCATGCTTGACACCAAGGGACCGGAGATAAGGACCGGGCTTCTGAAAGACGGAACCACCGATCTCGTTCAGGGCTCCGCCTTTTCCCTGAGGCTTAAAGACGATTCTCCCGGGGACTCCTCCGGCGTGTGGGTTACCTATCATCTCTTGGGAGACGAGGTTTCGGTGGGACAGGATGTCTTCATAGACGACGGTACTATTCATCTCAGGATAGAGTCCATCTCGAAAGAGTCTGTCGACTGTTCCGTGGTGGTCGGAGGTTCTTTGGGCAACAGAAAGGGCGTCAACGTGCCCGGAGCGAACTTCTCCTTCTCCGCCATGTCCGAAAAGGACAGGGAGGACATACTATGGGGCGTGGAAAACGACGTGGATTTCGTGGCTGTCTCTTTCGTTAGGGACAGACAGGACGTCCTGGCTGTTAGAAAGGTAATAGAGGATGCCGGTGGAAACATAAAGATAGTCGCCAAGATCGAGACCCGCCAGGCGGTGGCTAACATAGACGAGATAGCCGAGGTCGTCGACGGGATGATGATAGCCAGAGGAGATCTGGGAGTCGAGATCCCGACCGAGGAGGTTCCGCTGGTCCAGAAAAGATTGATAGATATATGCAGAGGTCAGGGGAAACCGGTTATAGTGGCCACCCAGATGCTGGACTCTATGATCAGAAATCCAAGGCCTACCAGAGCGGAGGCCAGCGACGTGGCTAATGCGGTTCTCGACGGAGCCGACGTATTGATGCTCTCGGGAGAGACCGCGGCGGGGAAATATCCTGCGAGGTCCGTGGAGACAATGTCCAGGATAATCTCCAAGGCGGAGGAACAGCTCGAAAGATGGCAGCGTCCTTTCGAGGTTCCCGCCGTGCCCAACAGCGTTCCGGACGCGGTCAGTATGGCCGCGGTGGAGATAGCTAAAAAAACCGGGGCCAAGGCTATTCTTTCCCTTACCAGAAGCGGAGTTACCGCCAGGATGGTAAGCAAATATCGTCCGGATTGTCCTATTATCGCCACCACTCCATCGGTAAAGACGCAAAAAGAGCTCTCGCTCAGTTGGGGAGTCGTCCCCCTTTTCAAGAGCACCGACGGTTCCGAGGACGAGGCGATAGAGGGAGCGGTCGCCGCCGCCATGGGGCGAGGATTTCTATCCGAAGGGGATATGGTAGTGATAACCGCCGGTATGCCCTTGGACGTGCCGGGGACTACGAATATGGTGAGGGTCCATACCATAGGGCGAATCGTCCTCAAAGGCCTTTCTGTGATTCCCAAGGTCCTGGCCGGTCGGGTGTTTAAAGCTTCTTCCGCCGAGGAAGCCCAGTCCATGCAGGACGGGGATATACTGGTGACTCCCTTTACCGATGGATCTTACATGTCGGCTTTAAAGCGAGCTGGCGCTTTGATCACGGAGGAGGGAGGGCTTACGTCCCCCTCGGCTATAATGGCCCTTGAACTTGGATTGCCCTGTATCGTCAACGCTTCTCGATGCATGGATTCCCTTAAGACCGGAAACATCGTGACGGTAGACAGCGGGAAAGGACTGGTCTACGAGGGGACTGTAAACGTTGGAGCCTAG
- the dnaE gene encoding DNA polymerase III subunit alpha translates to MTKEKNFVHLHVHTEYSLLDGAIRCKELARRAKEWDMPAVAISDHGVMYGVIEFYQACKDEGIKPIIGCEIYVAPEGIEEKRKENPINHLLLLAENDVGYHNLVKLVSIANTDGFYYKPRVDHDLLSRHSEGIIACSACLAGEIPQLLIAGEDDKALDRANLYRDIFGEDNFFLEIQYNHIPQQAVVNKGLIEMSRKHGFPLVATTDSHYMNEEDYDWHEILLCVGTNSTLDDPKRMSFETNDFYLRSAEEMWEIFGDDVPEALENTLKIAERCDVSFDLGTREYKLPQFDIPEGETLESFLEKSAFDGLKDRLKGAPLTEEYRRRLEYELSVINQMGFPGYFLIIADVIQACKERGIPIGPGRGSAAGSLVAYAMKITELDPIKYGLIFERFLNPERVTMPDIDTDVSDKGREDLLRYVVEKYGVENVSQIITFGRMKTKAAIKDVGRAMGIPYAEVDRVAKLVPDGVKSIADAISLTPDLKEIRDKDPKMRTLLESAAKIEGLARHCSQHAAGVVITPMPLTDLVPVRKIGENQVVTQFSMEPVERLGLVKMDFLGLQTLSILEEALENIKTNGKEPPNLNELPMDDQPTFKMLQAGDTLGVFQLESAGMRRLLKKMLPDSFEDVIAVLALYRPGPLESGMLDQYVECKHGRAMAHYLHPMLEDVLKETHGVILYQEQVMKCASTLAGYTLGGADLLRRAMGKKKVEVMNEQRAIFLSGAEKQGVDKAKADEIFDIIQKFAGYGFNKSHSAAYALISYQTAYLKAHYDREFMAAYLTSQIGSKKDVMAAYVREVRKSGIPVLPPDVNQSRSAFTAAENVIRFGLEAVGKVGAGAVEAIIKAREEGGLFKDLWDFLDRVDVHCLNKGVMENLIKAGAFDSISPNRRQLMESFPAMMDYALKRGCDGDQCSLFGEQEAAVHPDMVEVEDYDIQEKLEMEKSAIGMYISGHPFERHEERASRHVNCTISDLELWRSEKVSPCFAGMLVGSVEKYTKRGDPMGILRFEDCSGEIEAVCFPKPREGRPWLDIKPSLILGDPYLVRGSVQDRGGVNVLVNEVVPLKGDLAGVRRYAEISIREEAFRESFFREFLRILKGHPGDSSVLLRLEGDHERACVVLEDIRISPSSDLRKKLESLISSDLVALRI, encoded by the coding sequence GTGACTAAGGAAAAGAATTTCGTCCACCTTCACGTCCATACGGAATACAGCCTTCTTGACGGTGCCATCCGGTGCAAGGAGCTTGCCAGAAGGGCCAAGGAATGGGATATGCCCGCCGTAGCCATATCGGATCACGGCGTGATGTACGGTGTCATAGAATTTTACCAGGCCTGCAAGGACGAGGGAATCAAGCCGATCATAGGGTGCGAGATCTACGTTGCCCCAGAGGGAATAGAGGAGAAGAGAAAGGAAAATCCGATAAACCACCTTCTCCTCCTGGCGGAGAACGACGTCGGATATCACAACCTGGTAAAGCTGGTCTCCATCGCCAACACCGACGGCTTCTACTACAAACCCAGGGTGGACCACGACCTTCTGTCCCGTCACAGCGAGGGGATCATAGCCTGTTCCGCCTGTCTTGCCGGAGAGATCCCCCAGCTTCTCATAGCAGGAGAGGACGATAAGGCCCTGGATAGGGCGAATCTCTACAGGGATATATTCGGCGAGGACAACTTCTTTCTCGAGATACAGTACAACCATATCCCTCAGCAGGCGGTTGTCAACAAGGGACTGATAGAGATGTCCCGTAAGCACGGTTTCCCTCTGGTGGCCACCACCGACTCGCACTACATGAACGAGGAGGACTACGACTGGCACGAGATTCTTCTGTGCGTGGGGACCAACTCGACCTTGGACGACCCTAAGAGGATGTCCTTCGAGACCAACGACTTCTACCTTCGTTCCGCCGAGGAGATGTGGGAGATATTCGGGGACGACGTGCCGGAGGCTCTGGAGAATACACTGAAAATAGCGGAGAGATGCGACGTCTCTTTCGATCTTGGTACGAGAGAGTATAAGCTTCCCCAGTTCGATATACCCGAGGGTGAGACCTTGGAGAGCTTTCTGGAGAAAAGTGCCTTCGATGGACTCAAGGATAGGCTGAAGGGCGCGCCCTTGACGGAGGAGTACAGACGGAGACTCGAGTACGAGTTATCGGTTATCAACCAGATGGGGTTTCCCGGCTATTTTCTGATAATCGCCGACGTCATACAGGCCTGTAAGGAGAGGGGGATCCCCATAGGTCCCGGAAGAGGCTCCGCCGCTGGGTCTCTGGTGGCCTACGCCATGAAGATAACCGAGCTGGATCCCATAAAGTACGGCCTTATCTTCGAGAGATTCCTCAACCCCGAGAGGGTGACCATGCCCGATATAGACACGGACGTCTCCGACAAGGGGCGGGAGGATCTTCTAAGATACGTCGTGGAGAAATACGGGGTGGAAAACGTCTCCCAGATAATAACCTTCGGTAGGATGAAGACCAAGGCTGCCATAAAGGACGTGGGAAGGGCCATGGGTATTCCCTACGCCGAGGTGGACAGGGTAGCCAAACTCGTTCCCGACGGAGTGAAGTCCATCGCCGACGCTATCTCCCTGACCCCGGATCTCAAGGAAATCCGTGACAAGGACCCTAAGATGAGGACATTGCTGGAGAGCGCCGCCAAGATAGAGGGTTTGGCCAGGCATTGTTCCCAGCATGCCGCCGGAGTGGTAATAACCCCCATGCCTCTGACCGACCTGGTCCCGGTCCGTAAGATAGGGGAGAACCAGGTAGTGACGCAATTCTCGATGGAGCCTGTCGAGAGGCTGGGGTTGGTCAAGATGGACTTTCTGGGACTTCAGACCCTCTCCATATTGGAGGAGGCGTTGGAAAATATAAAGACCAACGGCAAGGAACCTCCGAACCTGAACGAACTGCCCATGGACGACCAGCCTACTTTTAAGATGCTCCAGGCGGGAGATACCCTGGGAGTGTTCCAGTTGGAGTCTGCCGGTATGAGACGGTTGCTCAAGAAGATGCTTCCCGACAGCTTCGAGGACGTCATAGCTGTGCTGGCTCTCTATCGCCCCGGTCCTCTGGAGAGTGGCATGTTGGATCAGTACGTGGAGTGCAAGCACGGCAGGGCCATGGCCCATTATCTTCATCCCATGCTGGAGGACGTCCTGAAGGAAACCCACGGTGTCATTCTCTATCAGGAACAGGTTATGAAATGCGCATCCACCCTCGCTGGTTACACCCTGGGAGGAGCGGATCTTCTTCGCAGAGCCATGGGGAAAAAAAAGGTCGAGGTCATGAACGAGCAGAGGGCCATCTTCCTCTCCGGAGCGGAGAAGCAGGGAGTTGACAAGGCCAAGGCCGACGAGATCTTCGACATAATACAGAAGTTCGCCGGATACGGCTTCAACAAATCCCACAGCGCTGCCTATGCTCTCATCAGCTACCAGACGGCCTATCTCAAAGCCCATTACGACAGGGAATTCATGGCAGCTTACCTTACCAGTCAGATAGGGTCGAAAAAGGACGTCATGGCAGCCTACGTCAGGGAGGTCAGAAAATCTGGCATACCAGTGTTGCCCCCGGACGTAAACCAGTCCCGTTCGGCCTTCACTGCGGCGGAGAACGTAATCCGTTTCGGCCTCGAGGCCGTGGGCAAGGTGGGAGCGGGAGCTGTAGAGGCCATCATAAAGGCCAGGGAAGAGGGAGGCCTCTTCAAGGATCTCTGGGATTTTCTGGACCGGGTAGACGTTCACTGTCTGAACAAGGGGGTCATGGAAAACCTCATAAAGGCCGGGGCGTTCGACAGCATATCTCCAAATCGCAGACAGCTCATGGAATCCTTTCCGGCCATGATGGACTATGCATTGAAACGGGGTTGCGACGGAGACCAATGTTCGCTTTTCGGGGAACAGGAGGCGGCTGTTCACCCAGATATGGTAGAGGTCGAGGATTACGATATACAGGAAAAACTGGAGATGGAAAAGTCCGCCATAGGCATGTATATATCGGGGCATCCCTTCGAGAGACATGAGGAGAGGGCCTCCAGACACGTCAACTGCACCATCTCCGATCTGGAGCTTTGGAGGAGCGAGAAGGTGTCTCCCTGCTTTGCCGGCATGTTGGTGGGGTCGGTGGAAAAATATACCAAAAGAGGGGATCCTATGGGGATACTTCGTTTCGAGGATTGTTCCGGAGAGATCGAGGCAGTGTGTTTCCCCAAACCCAGGGAAGGAAGACCCTGGTTGGATATCAAGCCCTCTTTGATTCTGGGGGATCCCTATCTGGTCAGAGGGTCCGTGCAGGATCGGGGCGGGGTGAACGTCCTCGTGAACGAGGTAGTTCCCCTGAAGGGAGATCTTGCAGGCGTCAGGCGATACGCCGAGATATCCATTCGGGAGGAGGCTTTCAGGGAGTCCTTTTTCAGGGAGTTTTTGCGTATATTGAAGGGGCATCCGGGCGATAGTTCGGTCTTGTTGAGGTTGGAGGGCGACCACGAAAGAGCGTGCGTGGTCCTGGAAGATATCAGAATATCCCCTAGCTCGGATCTCCGTAAAAAACTGGAGAGTTTGATTTCCTCCGACCTAGTCGCTTTGAGGATATAG
- a CDS encoding NUDIX hydrolase, producing MEPSLRFSPFSPWETLVGNFEPVRWGAVAIPILSTKAGPRVVSILRPGSMRSHGGQIAFPGGAREDNDLTPWETACRETYEEIGLDGRFLKFLGVAPIEDVLVSGFKVVPIVVEVEKTMEESDLVLNEDEVDRVILLNPNSISGTPEIKRGLYMGVEYSYPIYPLCEKISLWGASARMFRNVDRLGFFRRLRSFERSFFQAS from the coding sequence TTGGAGCCTAGCTTACGTTTTTCCCCTTTTTCTCCGTGGGAGACGCTCGTCGGTAACTTTGAACCGGTCCGATGGGGAGCGGTTGCCATTCCTATCTTATCGACCAAAGCTGGGCCTAGAGTTGTGTCGATATTAAGGCCGGGATCGATGAGGTCTCACGGAGGACAGATAGCCTTTCCCGGAGGAGCCAGGGAAGATAATGATCTTACCCCATGGGAAACGGCCTGTAGAGAGACTTATGAGGAGATCGGTCTGGATGGGCGATTTCTTAAATTTCTTGGAGTCGCCCCAATAGAAGACGTGTTGGTCAGTGGTTTCAAGGTTGTCCCTATAGTCGTAGAGGTTGAGAAAACGATGGAAGAATCCGACCTCGTCCTCAACGAGGACGAGGTCGATAGGGTGATTCTCCTGAATCCGAATTCTATCTCCGGCACCCCGGAGATAAAGAGAGGTCTCTATATGGGAGTCGAATACTCTTACCCCATATACCCCCTGTGCGAGAAAATATCCCTCTGGGGGGCTTCAGCCAGGATGTTCCGGAATGTGGATCGCCTGGGGTTCTTTCGGCGTTTGCGGTCTTTTGAACGGTCGTTTTTCCAAGCCTCTTGA
- the cdaA gene encoding diadenylate cyclase CdaA, translated as MTEIFKLIRWQDVVDILVIYYVVYRLLSLLYGTRAMQLVKGLLVIGILATSARLLNLETISWFMGQILNITVIAVPIVFQPELRKVLEELGRGNIWKRHKAQKRAETIAGEISKALIYMKGQRIGALLVLQRGTGLKDFWRTAIELNADITQELLISIFWVNNPLHDGAVILDQSKIIAAGCYLPLTEDSDLSRWIGTRHRAGLGVTEVSDAISLIVSEERGEVSLAINGHLSRNLKDDQVHKLLVHYFSGEDTEQQSFLDTLRDEIKSLGS; from the coding sequence ATGACGGAAATCTTTAAGCTTATAAGATGGCAGGATGTAGTCGATATATTGGTCATATATTATGTCGTCTATCGCCTTCTTTCGTTGCTTTACGGGACTAGAGCTATGCAGCTGGTCAAAGGGCTCTTGGTTATCGGTATTCTCGCGACATCCGCTAGGCTTCTCAACCTGGAGACTATATCGTGGTTTATGGGGCAGATACTGAACATAACGGTCATAGCCGTCCCCATAGTCTTTCAGCCCGAACTTCGAAAGGTTCTGGAGGAGCTCGGCAGGGGAAACATATGGAAGAGACATAAGGCCCAAAAAAGAGCTGAGACGATCGCCGGAGAAATATCGAAAGCCCTTATTTACATGAAGGGGCAGAGGATAGGAGCTCTGCTGGTACTGCAGAGAGGAACGGGGCTGAAGGATTTTTGGCGTACAGCCATAGAGTTGAACGCGGACATAACCCAGGAACTCTTGATATCCATCTTTTGGGTCAACAACCCTCTTCATGATGGAGCGGTTATTCTGGATCAGTCCAAGATTATAGCGGCTGGATGTTATCTGCCCTTGACGGAGGATAGCGATCTTTCCAGGTGGATAGGGACAAGGCATCGGGCCGGTCTTGGGGTCACCGAGGTGTCGGACGCCATTTCCTTGATAGTCTCGGAGGAGAGAGGAGAGGTCTCTCTAGCCATTAACGGGCATCTTTCCAGAAACCTCAAGGACGATCAGGTGCATAAGCTTCTGGTCCATTATTTCTCCGGAGAGGATACGGAACAGCAATCCTTCCTCGATACTCTCAGAGATGAGATAAAATCTCTAGGATCGTGA
- a CDS encoding CdaR family protein, whose amino-acid sequence MPFFKNVDNFFGSRFFLRIVSLFVALVLWFYVNGDIGGNMEKEMSCDVQFLNLSSELTLTSELRKVDIGVEGKRDVIADLTPRDLLCEVDIRGLAPGKYRLPIKVILPAGVKLGFIRPPNMEVSLLRYAEKVLPIHVSVVGGLPAGLLMDAVDLSPTEVTVRGPEEDLASIKEVQVQPTVDELQKGEKLTLSVKLIQSEGADDSLTVYPSEVDLTAILRKGLPRKTLPVDISVSGSPAEGVEVKTLVVTPSMIEIEGPEKAIKKIDKVETETIDLTGFDKDRSMIVPLRPVEDEEVRFIGETSVSVKVMLKPKTENRLFSGVPVVTKGRSVYPGWEVSPQTVDVRLEGPSKVMKSLEDSEIPFSVYVDVTNIVSRQLRVPVTIALREKELKIVSVAPERVTVKAKID is encoded by the coding sequence ATGCCTTTTTTTAAAAACGTGGATAACTTTTTCGGATCCAGATTCTTCCTTCGAATAGTGTCTCTCTTCGTCGCTTTGGTGCTGTGGTTCTACGTAAACGGGGATATCGGCGGCAACATGGAGAAGGAGATGTCCTGCGATGTCCAATTCCTTAACCTCTCCTCGGAGCTGACCTTGACCTCCGAGCTTCGCAAGGTAGATATAGGAGTGGAGGGGAAGAGAGATGTGATCGCCGATTTAACCCCAAGAGATTTATTATGTGAGGTAGATATAAGGGGGCTTGCCCCGGGTAAGTATAGGTTGCCGATCAAGGTGATACTGCCAGCAGGGGTGAAGCTGGGCTTTATTCGGCCTCCTAACATGGAGGTCTCTCTGCTCAGGTATGCGGAAAAGGTGCTGCCCATACACGTTTCAGTGGTAGGTGGTCTCCCTGCCGGGTTGTTGATGGACGCTGTGGATCTCTCCCCTACGGAGGTTACCGTAAGAGGACCGGAGGAGGATTTGGCTTCAATTAAAGAAGTACAGGTCCAGCCCACTGTAGATGAACTTCAAAAAGGGGAAAAGTTGACCCTATCGGTTAAACTGATACAATCGGAAGGCGCTGACGACTCCTTGACAGTCTACCCTTCCGAGGTGGATCTTACGGCGATACTTCGTAAGGGACTTCCGAGAAAGACCCTTCCGGTAGATATTTCCGTGAGCGGCTCTCCGGCAGAGGGTGTCGAGGTTAAAACCCTTGTAGTTACTCCGTCGATGATCGAGATAGAGGGGCCGGAAAAGGCTATCAAGAAAATAGACAAGGTGGAGACTGAGACGATAGACCTTACCGGATTCGATAAAGACAGATCGATGATCGTTCCCTTGCGGCCGGTCGAGGACGAAGAGGTCCGTTTTATAGGAGAGACTTCCGTGTCCGTAAAGGTAATGCTTAAGCCGAAAACGGAAAATAGACTGTTCTCCGGTGTTCCCGTGGTCACCAAGGGAAGAAGCGTGTATCCCGGCTGGGAGGTATCTCCCCAGACCGTGGACGTCAGATTGGAGGGGCCTTCGAAGGTGATGAAATCCTTGGAGGATTCTGAGATCCCCTTCTCCGTGTATGTGGACGTCACCAATATAGTATCGAGACAGCTTCGGGTTCCAGTAACGATCGCGTTGAGAGAAAAAGAACTTAAAATCGTATCGGTGGCTCCTGAAAGAGTGACCGTTAAGGCTAAGATAGACTGA
- a CDS encoding phosphoglucosamine mutase encodes MSDVATKRRRCLFGTDGVRDVANRGSMTPEMALRLGRAYVLFLTERGFPRPRIVVGRDTRRSGPMLEAALAAGMTSAGADVICVGVTPTPSVGFGVRLFSAQGGAVISASHNPAEYNGIKFLDGVGCKLSDEDELSIEDYLGDNLIDEWRPSGASVGSIESRECDFNRQYEDHVLDLVGYVGLDRASILFDCANGALSPIVSDMIGRMGMVNSSAVGNLPDGLNINEKCGVMAMEGLCKEVVVRGMSLGIAYDGDADRVLLSDGKGRVLDGDIMLWIIGRWLHSRGELGTGVVATVMSNLALDHHLKDDGIDVHRCPVGDRYVFQTMTEKDARLGGEQSGHVIVFPYTKTGDGLCTGFLFLRACKELKEDIDTLVDRFGRFPQKLTNIVVKDKSRVMNDGNIASAVESASRDLGDTGRVFLRPSGTEPLVRLLVECKDPNLMEEISSDLQKRILEMIV; translated from the coding sequence ATGAGCGACGTGGCTACTAAGAGGAGGCGATGTCTCTTCGGCACCGATGGGGTTAGAGATGTGGCCAATAGGGGCTCTATGACCCCTGAGATGGCTCTTCGCCTGGGCAGGGCCTACGTTCTCTTTTTGACCGAAAGGGGATTCCCCAGGCCCAGGATAGTCGTGGGTAGGGATACCCGCCGTTCCGGACCGATGTTGGAGGCCGCTCTTGCGGCCGGCATGACGTCCGCCGGGGCGGATGTGATATGTGTGGGGGTTACTCCCACTCCTTCCGTCGGTTTTGGAGTGAGGCTTTTTTCGGCCCAGGGAGGTGCCGTGATAAGCGCTTCTCATAACCCAGCGGAGTATAACGGGATAAAGTTCCTGGATGGAGTCGGGTGTAAGCTCTCCGACGAGGATGAACTTTCGATAGAGGACTATCTTGGAGACAATCTGATAGATGAGTGGCGTCCATCAGGCGCTTCGGTCGGCTCTATAGAGAGCAGAGAGTGCGACTTCAACAGACAGTACGAGGATCACGTTCTGGACCTCGTGGGCTATGTCGGTCTCGATAGGGCTTCGATACTTTTCGACTGTGCCAATGGAGCTCTATCTCCGATCGTGTCGGATATGATCGGCAGGATGGGGATGGTCAACTCTTCCGCCGTAGGCAATCTTCCGGATGGACTGAACATCAACGAAAAATGCGGTGTCATGGCTATGGAGGGTCTCTGCAAGGAAGTCGTGGTAAGAGGCATGTCCTTGGGGATCGCCTATGACGGCGATGCGGACAGGGTCCTTCTCTCAGACGGAAAGGGGCGAGTCCTGGACGGAGATATAATGCTCTGGATCATAGGCCGATGGCTTCATTCCCGGGGGGAGTTGGGGACCGGTGTAGTGGCCACCGTTATGAGCAATCTGGCCTTGGATCACCATTTAAAGGACGATGGCATTGATGTGCATCGTTGTCCTGTAGGAGATCGTTATGTCTTTCAGACAATGACTGAAAAGGACGCCAGGCTCGGTGGAGAACAATCGGGGCACGTGATAGTTTTTCCCTACACTAAAACGGGCGATGGACTATGTACGGGGTTTCTGTTTTTGAGAGCCTGCAAGGAGCTGAAGGAGGATATCGACACCTTAGTGGATCGTTTCGGTCGATTCCCCCAAAAGCTTACCAACATAGTCGTCAAGGATAAGAGTCGTGTTATGAACGATGGCAATATAGCTTCGGCGGTGGAATCCGCTTCGAGAGATCTAGGCGATACCGGCAGAGTTTTCCTCAGACCGTCCGGCACGGAGCCCTTAGTTAGACTCCTCGTCGAATGTAAGGACCCGAATCTGATGGAGGAGATATCCTCCGATCTACAGAAGCGCATATTGGAGATGATAGTATGA